In the Paramisgurnus dabryanus chromosome 5, PD_genome_1.1, whole genome shotgun sequence genome, one interval contains:
- the LOC135748727 gene encoding uncharacterized protein, with the protein MADSSEVCFSDLSTPDREAVKEVLPGLRRVSMPHITLTTDTRRRPRRTASQHPSRCSFTDRVQANGDAIAQHENGKTPLVIVTCTTCHMYSLASSVSIEGFSCAKCIEVVRLTEKVAELEARIRTLVEDSKTANVNVTNTVSGAPSVKRNTHGSVPTSESRRLTNWVTVRRHSHIRHPNHAPVLISNRFSPLSNTPAETSVKSALVIGDSILRNVDIEAPATIVDCIPGARASDIRSKLKVLANAKRKFSKIVIHAGTNDTRLRQSEITKDTIKEVCEIAKTMSDNVICSGPLPAYRGDETYSRLVSLHGWMSKWCPQHNVGFIDNWKHFRGRPDLLKRDGLHPSPEGSAILSRNLTNSLTFDIV; encoded by the coding sequence ATGGCAGATTCATCCGAGGTATGCTTTTCTGATCTGTCCACAccagatcgggaagctgtgaaggaggtgctgcccggccttcgcagagtcagcatgcctcacatcaccctgaccacagacactcgtaggcggccgaggcgtactgcgagccagcacccgtcgcgatgcagcttcacggaccgcgttcaggcgaacggagacgccatcgcccagcatgaaaacggtaagactccgcttgtcattgtaacctgcactacttgccacatgtacagtttagcttcttccgtcagcatagaggggttttcatgtgctaagtgtattgaagtagtaaggctgacggagaaggttgctgaacttgaagcgcgcatccgaacgttagttgaggacagtaagaccgctaatgttaatgttacaaacactgtttcgggtgcgcctagtgttaagcgtaatacacatggctcggttccgacttcagagtcaaggcggctgactaactgggtgactgtcaggcggcatagtcacattcggcacccaaatcacgctcctgttttaatatcaaacagattttctccactcagcaatacaccggctgagacgtctgttaaaagtgccctggttattggagattctatactcaggaacgttgacattgaggcaccagccaccatagtcgattgtataccgggagccagagcgtctgacattagatccaaattaaaagtgctggctaatgctaaacgtaagttttctaagattgttattcacgccggcacgaatgacaccagactccgccagtcggagatcacaaaagatactattaaagaggtgtgtgaaattgcaaaaacaatgtcagacaatgtaatttgctctggtcccctccccgcctaccggggggatgaaacttacagtagattagtgtctcttcatggctggatgtcaaagtggtgccctcagcataacgtagggtttatagacaattggaagcatttccggggaagacctgacctgctaaagagagatggcctccatccgtctccggaaggtagtgctatactctctagaaatctgaccaatagtcttacttttgatatagtctga